In Alkalihalobacillus sp. FSL W8-0930, a single window of DNA contains:
- a CDS encoding CDP-alcohol phosphatidyltransferase family protein yields MSSEKLTTFFFDSDQIIEVRRQVQPYSPKEDLWSWYVLRRMSIYITLLFKKLNLSPNTVSWMSVFFVLLSGLCMILGTTTSFILAFITYNIGYLFDCVDGELARLTRKTSKLGYFIDMLIRAATLPVFLSFLVTLLIQTGLLSVTTFQSVVLYVIIVCIIMSLLLPLSYDLTFAKHEQMDPVQKIRNKSLLFEFSGFILGLPGFYLLLVIFTVLELIMNITIIPYLITGFLIFLIIKVVLRAIVTVRTFKQE; encoded by the coding sequence TTGTCATCAGAAAAGTTAACTACGTTTTTCTTTGATTCAGATCAAATTATTGAAGTAAGACGTCAGGTACAACCGTATAGTCCAAAGGAAGATTTATGGTCATGGTATGTGCTAAGGCGTATGTCTATCTATATTACACTGCTTTTTAAAAAGTTGAACCTTTCACCAAATACAGTTAGCTGGATGAGTGTTTTTTTTGTTTTATTGTCAGGTTTATGCATGATTCTCGGTACAACGACAAGCTTTATCTTAGCTTTTATAACCTACAACATAGGGTACTTGTTTGATTGTGTAGACGGGGAACTAGCAAGATTAACGCGAAAGACGTCTAAACTTGGATACTTTATTGATATGTTAATAAGAGCTGCAACGTTACCCGTATTTCTTTCGTTTTTAGTAACTTTACTTATTCAGACGGGTTTACTCTCAGTAACCACTTTTCAATCAGTTGTTTTGTATGTGATTATTGTCTGTATTATCATGTCGCTTTTACTGCCATTATCTTATGATTTAACATTTGCAAAGCATGAACAAATGGATCCTGTACAAAAAATTAGAAATAAGTCACTCTTATTTGAGTTCTCAGGATTTATATTAGGTCTGCCTGGTTTTTATCTATTATTAGTCATTTTTACTGTTTTAGAGCTAATAATGAATATAACAATTATTCCATATTTAATTACCGGGTTTCTGATCTTTTTAATAATTAAAGTTGTATTAAGAGCTATTGTAACAGTAAGAACTTTTAAGCAAGAATAA
- a CDS encoding glycosyltransferase family 2 protein: MKYTIAIPVFNDASSLDKCLHSVLNQTIGLDRIEIICVNDGSTDESVEMLNQYEAKYSCLKVIHQKNSGSPSGPRNRAVEAASGEYIFFLDADDYLGLEALERMDAKVQKYDSDIVIGKYVGVNRSVPTAVFKRNEECFEFIGSNALSTASCQKLFRVSLLRDHFISFPEHLSLGEDQTFLVQAYAYSNSIALVKDYDCYYLTNYQATGRVQLTKRPMSGEIFVSPMKECLQAIRGLNVPQDKKRRIYHQYWRRIFQVELQSAIKRPLLLEDKKHIMHTLGELLREHQFETYYMLFTSQEKIFIRLLEYGNINDLISYWYDERNGSNMEVYYDKVFPRLPKAREIAQVEGISFHKLNTFTAAITGIEIREDGLLAKGVLNHSHINPESQQLFLELIARNKEDSFFIPVEICLNVSSYDFCLNDKINELKNPTFFVCRIADDFFLRDLSDEIYDLKLISKVGELTSIARVSSQVETNLSLEVSRNNQLRELESYATSHGNQSIKVRKLKTKANGSTQTPFYSKLKRKIKKILK, translated from the coding sequence TTGAAATACACTATTGCTATACCCGTCTTTAATGATGCTAGCTCTTTAGATAAGTGCTTACATAGCGTACTCAATCAAACAATTGGCCTTGATAGAATAGAGATTATTTGTGTGAACGATGGTTCAACCGATGAAAGTGTTGAGATGCTTAATCAGTATGAAGCGAAGTACTCATGTTTAAAGGTTATTCATCAAAAAAATAGTGGCTCACCCAGTGGTCCACGAAATCGTGCAGTCGAAGCTGCGAGTGGAGAGTATATTTTCTTTTTAGATGCAGATGATTACCTTGGTCTAGAGGCTTTAGAAAGAATGGACGCGAAAGTACAAAAGTATGATAGTGACATCGTAATCGGTAAATACGTAGGAGTTAATCGAAGCGTCCCTACTGCGGTATTTAAACGTAATGAAGAATGTTTTGAATTTATAGGTTCTAACGCTTTAAGTACTGCTAGCTGCCAAAAATTATTCCGAGTTAGCTTGCTAAGGGATCATTTTATTTCCTTTCCAGAGCATTTATCATTAGGTGAAGACCAAACATTCTTAGTACAGGCTTATGCTTACTCTAATTCTATCGCGCTTGTTAAAGACTATGATTGTTATTATTTGACTAATTATCAAGCGACTGGGCGAGTGCAGCTAACTAAAAGACCGATGTCTGGTGAAATCTTTGTAAGTCCTATGAAGGAATGCTTACAAGCGATAAGAGGTCTTAATGTTCCTCAAGATAAAAAAAGAAGGATTTACCATCAATATTGGCGTCGAATTTTTCAAGTTGAGCTACAGTCGGCTATTAAACGGCCACTATTACTAGAAGATAAGAAGCACATTATGCATACACTCGGAGAACTGCTTCGCGAGCATCAATTTGAGACATATTATATGCTTTTTACAAGTCAAGAAAAGATTTTTATTCGACTTTTAGAGTATGGTAATATTAATGATCTGATTTCATATTGGTACGATGAGCGAAATGGAAGCAATATGGAGGTATACTATGATAAAGTTTTCCCTCGTCTCCCTAAAGCCAGAGAGATAGCCCAAGTAGAGGGGATATCCTTTCATAAATTAAATACTTTTACTGCTGCTATTACTGGAATTGAAATTAGAGAAGACGGGTTGCTAGCTAAAGGAGTTCTTAATCATTCGCATATAAACCCCGAATCGCAACAATTATTTCTTGAGCTAATCGCTCGAAATAAAGAGGATTCATTTTTCATACCAGTTGAGATATGTCTTAATGTATCGTCTTATGACTTTTGTTTAAACGATAAAATTAATGAACTTAAGAATCCCACTTTTTTCGTCTGTCGTATAGCAGATGACTTTTTTCTACGTGACCTGTCAGATGAGATTTATGATCTGAAATTAATTAGTAAGGTTGGAGAGCTTACATCCATTGCTAGAGTTTCAAGCCAAGTAGAAACAAATTTGTCTCTCGAAGTATCAAGAAATAATCAGTTAAGAGAACTAGAAAGCTATGCAACAAGCCATGGGAATCAATCCATAAAAGTTAGAAAACTGAAAACAAAAGCTAATGGAAGTACGCAAACCCCATTTTATAGCAAGTTAAAAAGAAAAATAAAAAAAATACTCAAATAA
- a CDS encoding bifunctional glycosyltransferase family 2 protein/CDP-glycerol:glycerophosphate glycerophosphotransferase: protein MKQNIDKISVIVTVYNKEDYVGRCIHSVLNQTYSNIELIIVDDGSTDMSRDIIKRTLDNENEIKTLFLERNKGLAHARNEGLEQATGDYIFFLDADDYILPDALSMLSVMNNVSDSPMIALRVQGSHRVKPIETLNVRTFKWKRNKRTKIYSRKSVASILMKRSFLIDNGFLFDDRYQYYADLDFLLRAAQMVDNIVYVNLPLYIRGECIDPIERPSLSLEATEKHLKEFLALMAKKDHYNRVSEELEEEPLQPTPINNIRYLDILFLRYYFKNVSSLALEREEEFRPFFEELKECLQGLQDDHLSRSGKIGSLQLKAHLKNDYTKTLSWIKRRHSLAGWKSVVKTKSKQQLFKQIGNQIFSKMPIKNKNIVFESFGGKSYSCSPRAIYEELQRVDPSYTCIWAFNDPSSKEIVGNGKKVKRLSLRYYYYMATSKHWVINARVPKYIKKRDETVYVQTWHGTPLKRLAADMKEVHMPGTSTSTYKKNFYEEAQRWDYLVSPNDYSTEIFKRAFHFNKDVLDVGYPRNDLFYKEEINNPTSIAKLKERIGLPSDKKVVLYAPTWRDDEFYGKGEYKFDIKLDLFEMKERLGDEYVVVLRMHYLIADNLNVEGLEGFAYNFSDYDDIAELYLVSDILITDYSSVFFDYANLNRPILFYTYDLDKYRNDLRGFYIDFEKEAPGPVLMTSDEVIQTIEDIDPVYTQYQELVSKFNEKFCHLDDGNASSKIINRVITNKEGTL, encoded by the coding sequence ATGAAGCAAAATATCGATAAAATAAGTGTAATTGTAACAGTTTATAATAAAGAGGATTATGTTGGCAGGTGCATTCACTCAGTATTAAATCAAACCTACTCTAATATTGAATTAATAATTGTTGATGACGGATCTACTGATATGAGTAGGGATATCATTAAAAGGACTTTGGATAACGAAAATGAAATAAAAACCTTATTCTTGGAAAGAAATAAAGGGTTAGCTCATGCTAGAAATGAAGGACTAGAACAGGCTACGGGAGATTATATTTTCTTCTTAGATGCAGATGACTATATTCTTCCAGATGCTTTATCTATGCTTTCGGTTATGAATAATGTAAGTGATTCTCCGATGATTGCATTAAGAGTACAGGGATCACATCGTGTAAAGCCTATTGAAACTTTAAACGTGAGAACATTTAAGTGGAAGAGAAACAAGAGAACAAAAATATATTCACGTAAGTCAGTAGCAAGTATATTAATGAAACGTTCTTTCTTAATTGATAATGGGTTTTTATTTGATGATCGTTATCAATATTATGCTGACTTGGATTTTCTTCTTCGTGCAGCACAAATGGTAGATAACATAGTTTATGTGAATCTTCCTTTATATATTCGAGGAGAGTGTATAGATCCTATTGAAAGACCAAGTCTAAGCCTAGAGGCAACTGAGAAACACCTGAAGGAATTCTTAGCTTTAATGGCTAAAAAAGATCATTATAATCGAGTAAGCGAGGAACTAGAAGAAGAACCTTTACAACCAACCCCAATTAATAATATTCGTTATTTAGACATTCTTTTTCTAAGATATTACTTTAAGAATGTGTCTTCGTTAGCATTAGAAAGAGAAGAAGAGTTTCGTCCTTTTTTTGAAGAGCTAAAAGAATGTTTACAAGGGCTGCAGGATGATCATTTATCTAGAAGTGGAAAGATTGGCTCGTTACAGTTAAAGGCTCATCTTAAGAATGATTATACTAAAACCTTAAGTTGGATTAAAAGAAGACATTCATTGGCAGGGTGGAAGAGTGTAGTAAAAACGAAAAGTAAGCAGCAATTGTTTAAACAGATTGGTAATCAAATCTTCTCAAAGATGCCTATTAAGAACAAGAATATTGTATTTGAAAGTTTTGGAGGGAAAAGCTATTCTTGTAGCCCAAGAGCAATCTATGAGGAACTTCAGCGAGTGGATCCTTCCTACACATGTATATGGGCTTTTAATGATCCGTCCTCTAAAGAGATTGTAGGGAATGGTAAGAAAGTTAAACGACTGAGCTTGCGATACTATTACTACATGGCTACCTCAAAACATTGGGTCATTAATGCGCGGGTTCCTAAGTACATTAAGAAGCGTGATGAAACGGTATACGTTCAAACGTGGCACGGGACTCCTTTAAAACGTTTAGCAGCTGATATGAAGGAAGTTCATATGCCTGGTACATCTACTTCCACTTATAAGAAGAATTTCTATGAAGAAGCTCAAAGATGGGACTACTTGGTTTCTCCAAATGATTATTCTACAGAGATTTTTAAGAGGGCCTTCCATTTCAATAAAGATGTATTGGATGTAGGCTATCCAAGAAACGATCTTTTCTATAAAGAAGAGATTAACAACCCAACCTCGATTGCGAAACTTAAGGAACGCATTGGATTACCTTCTGATAAGAAGGTCGTGTTGTACGCTCCTACATGGCGTGACGACGAATTTTATGGTAAGGGTGAGTATAAGTTCGATATCAAGCTAGACCTGTTTGAAATGAAGGAACGACTTGGCGATGAGTACGTAGTTGTGTTAAGAATGCACTACCTTATTGCAGATAATCTTAATGTTGAAGGCTTGGAAGGGTTCGCTTATAACTTCTCCGACTATGACGATATTGCGGAACTGTATTTGGTTTCAGATATTTTAATCACTGATTATTCGTCTGTATTCTTTGATTATGCTAACTTAAACCGTCCTATTCTGTTCTATACGTATGACTTGGACAAGTATCGTAATGATCTACGTGGATTTTATATTGATTTTGAAAAAGAAGCACCGGGTCCTGTTTTAATGACCTCTGATGAAGTCATTCAAACGATTGAAGACATTGATCCAGTGTATACTCAGTATCAAGAGCTGGTATCGAAGTTTAATGAAAAGTTCTGTCATTTAGACGATGGTAATGCTTCTTCAAAAATTATAAATCGAGTGATAACCAACAAAGAAGGTACCCTCTAG
- a CDS encoding CDP-glycerol glycerophosphotransferase family protein — protein sequence MKLFIKRLKQASIARKFSKGFFILVSLLPPQKKLVMFESFSGKQYSCNPKAMFEYMDEHKKEYELLWSVNKQSKASFDEAGIPYVERLSLRWFFKMALAGYWVTNSRMPSWLPKPKHTTYIQTWHGTPLKRLVADMEEVHMPGTDREKYIAGFHKEAKNWDYLLSPNKYSTEIFKRAFDYHGEIIEKGYPRNDELIKRNNTTDILALKLKYKVPVDKKVILYAPTWRDHEYYGPGKYKFKLQLDLDLMKKELGEEYLIILRMHSFVAEHFDLESYRGFVFDYSRGVDITELYLISDVLITDYSSVFFDYAILKRPMLFFTYDIELYRGRIRGFYFDLEKEAPGPLVMNTQQIIEELKKEKVSSSLKPFVSRFNYLDNGSAARESVEAIFK from the coding sequence ATGAAATTATTTATAAAACGTCTAAAGCAGGCATCTATTGCAAGAAAGTTTTCTAAGGGCTTCTTCATTTTAGTATCTTTACTCCCCCCGCAAAAAAAATTGGTGATGTTTGAAAGTTTTTCTGGGAAACAATATAGCTGTAATCCGAAAGCAATGTTTGAATATATGGACGAGCATAAAAAAGAGTACGAATTGCTTTGGAGTGTAAATAAACAAAGTAAGGCTTCTTTTGATGAAGCAGGTATCCCTTATGTAGAAAGATTATCTTTAAGATGGTTTTTCAAAATGGCTCTGGCTGGTTATTGGGTAACGAATAGTCGAATGCCTTCATGGCTTCCAAAACCAAAACACACAACGTATATCCAAACATGGCATGGAACTCCATTAAAACGATTAGTAGCAGATATGGAGGAAGTGCATATGCCTGGGACGGACCGAGAAAAATATATTGCTGGGTTCCATAAGGAAGCAAAAAATTGGGATTATCTCCTTTCTCCAAATAAATATTCTACAGAAATCTTTAAGCGGGCTTTTGATTATCATGGGGAAATTATTGAAAAAGGTTATCCCCGAAACGATGAATTAATTAAGAGAAACAATACCACAGACATACTAGCATTAAAGTTAAAGTATAAAGTTCCGGTAGATAAAAAAGTAATCTTGTATGCTCCAACCTGGAGAGATCATGAGTATTATGGACCTGGAAAGTACAAGTTCAAACTTCAGCTTGATTTAGACTTAATGAAAAAAGAGCTAGGGGAAGAGTATCTGATTATTCTTCGCATGCATTCGTTTGTAGCAGAACATTTTGATTTAGAGTCATACCGTGGTTTTGTCTTTGACTATTCAAGAGGGGTCGATATCACTGAGCTATATTTAATTAGTGATGTACTAATAACAGATTACTCGTCTGTATTTTTTGATTATGCAATCTTAAAAAGACCAATGCTTTTCTTTACGTATGACATTGAATTATATCGTGGTAGAATTAGAGGTTTTTATTTTGATTTGGAAAAAGAAGCTCCTGGACCATTAGTTATGAATACTCAACAAATAATTGAGGAACTAAAAAAGGAGAAAGTTAGTTCTTCACTAAAACCATTTGTTAGTCGTTTCAATTATCTAGATAATGGCTCGGCAGCAAGAGAATCTGTTGAAGCTATATTTAAATAA
- the tagD gene encoding glycerol-3-phosphate cytidylyltransferase has translation MKKVLTYGTFDLLHWGHINLLKRAKDLGDYVVVAISTDEFNAIKNKKAYHSFENRKMILEAIRYVDEVIPEETWDQKIQDVKNHNIDVFVMGDDWEGKFDFLKEHCEVVYLPRTTGISTSQIKDELYMANNG, from the coding sequence TTGAAAAAAGTACTAACATATGGCACGTTTGATTTACTACACTGGGGACATATTAATCTTTTGAAACGAGCAAAAGATTTGGGGGACTATGTAGTTGTAGCCATATCTACTGATGAATTCAATGCAATTAAAAATAAAAAAGCGTATCACAGCTTTGAAAACCGTAAAATGATTCTAGAGGCAATTCGTTATGTTGATGAAGTCATTCCTGAGGAAACATGGGATCAGAAAATTCAAGATGTAAAAAATCACAATATTGATGTTTTTGTAATGGGTGACGATTGGGAAGGTAAATTTGATTTCTTGAAGGAGCATTGTGAAGTAGTTTATCTGCCTAGAACAACGGGAATCTCTACTTCGCAAATTAAAGATGAACTCTATATGGCCAATAATGGATAA
- a CDS encoding alpha-glucosyltransferase N-terminal domain-containing protein gives MNNSSTYLQTHLPEMSYYFISGNLPNQYGGLTKSLLLRSKLFGSLKQTQTSFLTFGFDLSFHKKVEALYKKKIIDPEYTDVINLYEDFLSDVATGKRIYEEKKSTEEIQRLAHPNKFLNKFKELLRSPKEKLDVNYYKNNKHIRSVRYLNQEDQLIKKEDYEENNRIATVSYYEAGSSDPYLIEYLNHDQIVYLEKRFIKDPNTKESALSVINWYADSTVLSFTDESDLRRYWIQSIQADSDKPKLFLVDSRPQDKHVFEVPKAKNSYYAAIIHNKHYEDHKSHIKGRYKKMMTHRFDLDAIFFITKEQLHDFTQLTGKQSNYFYTPHTIDRELDVSVLSNNRNPKKAVIISRLAKMKNVEDAVKAFALVVKEIPSAVLEIYGSGDQEKVIKTKIEELNMHGHILLKGHTSNPDAEFQSAALTISTSHFEGFGLSNMEALGNGCPVVTYDYDYGARSMVKDGYNGYIVEQYNVEALATKIVELMNDEAKHDEFAKNAFDSASAFTPDQYITHWSKALNKMIEQKQNRIAEELQMKGLSIKLVEIPTSENQKVLFKMESNQPILNANMTLIGIDRRFKEEVIRVSVNDNQDHLYAQIESSDIGWKTVTSNNVKKIDFYVEIENTDGVKILKRVSSKVVKDTVSLIFEDRELESYSTKHLNYSWTV, from the coding sequence TTGAACAATAGCAGCACCTATTTACAAACTCATTTGCCTGAAATGAGTTATTATTTTATATCTGGCAACCTTCCTAATCAATATGGCGGATTAACAAAATCCCTTTTGTTGCGTTCAAAGTTGTTTGGAAGTCTCAAACAAACTCAAACGTCCTTTCTTACTTTTGGATTTGATCTTTCTTTCCACAAGAAAGTTGAAGCCCTATATAAGAAAAAAATCATTGATCCTGAATATACAGATGTTATTAATTTATATGAAGATTTCCTAAGTGATGTAGCAACAGGTAAAAGAATCTATGAAGAAAAAAAGAGTACAGAGGAAATTCAGAGGTTAGCTCACCCGAATAAGTTCCTGAATAAATTTAAGGAGCTTTTACGTAGTCCAAAAGAGAAGCTTGATGTTAACTATTATAAAAACAACAAACATATTCGTTCTGTGCGTTACTTAAATCAAGAAGACCAGCTTATTAAGAAAGAAGATTACGAGGAAAACAATCGCATAGCAACGGTCTCCTACTATGAAGCAGGTAGTTCAGATCCTTATCTAATAGAATATTTAAACCATGATCAAATTGTCTATTTAGAAAAAAGGTTCATTAAAGATCCTAATACTAAGGAATCCGCTCTTTCTGTTATTAATTGGTACGCGGATTCAACTGTTCTATCTTTTACAGATGAATCTGATCTTAGACGATACTGGATCCAATCTATTCAAGCTGATTCTGATAAGCCAAAACTCTTTTTGGTGGACAGTCGACCACAGGATAAGCATGTTTTTGAGGTACCAAAAGCTAAGAATAGCTATTATGCTGCCATTATTCATAACAAGCACTATGAAGATCACAAGTCTCATATTAAGGGACGCTACAAAAAGATGATGACTCATCGGTTTGATCTAGATGCTATATTCTTTATTACAAAGGAACAGCTTCATGATTTTACTCAACTGACAGGAAAGCAGTCTAATTATTTCTACACACCTCATACCATAGATCGTGAACTTGATGTGAGCGTACTCTCTAATAATAGAAATCCTAAAAAGGCGGTCATTATTTCAAGACTTGCCAAAATGAAAAATGTAGAAGATGCTGTGAAAGCTTTTGCTTTAGTTGTTAAAGAAATACCATCAGCAGTTCTTGAAATTTATGGTTCTGGTGATCAAGAAAAAGTAATTAAAACGAAAATTGAAGAACTTAATATGCATGGTCATATCTTATTAAAAGGACACACAAGTAATCCAGATGCAGAATTCCAGTCTGCTGCCCTAACAATTTCTACTTCACATTTTGAAGGATTTGGCTTGTCAAATATGGAGGCCCTAGGAAATGGTTGTCCAGTTGTGACGTATGACTATGATTATGGCGCTAGAAGCATGGTCAAAGATGGATATAATGGATATATCGTAGAACAATATAATGTTGAAGCATTAGCAACTAAGATTGTTGAGCTCATGAATGACGAAGCCAAACATGATGAATTCGCTAAAAATGCATTTGATTCAGCATCAGCTTTTACACCAGATCAATATATCACTCATTGGTCTAAAGCCCTTAACAAAATGATTGAGCAGAAACAGAACCGTATAGCTGAAGAATTACAAATGAAAGGACTTTCCATTAAATTAGTTGAGATCCCTACGTCAGAAAATCAAAAAGTACTCTTTAAAATGGAAAGCAACCAACCGATTCTCAATGCTAATATGACCCTAATAGGAATTGACCGTCGATTTAAAGAAGAAGTTATACGTGTCTCAGTTAATGATAACCAAGACCATTTATATGCTCAGATCGAATCAAGCGACATAGGGTGGAAAACTGTTACATCCAATAATGTGAAAAAGATTGATTTTTATGTAGAGATTGAGAATACAGATGGAGTTAAGATACTTAAAAGAGTTTCTTCAAAAGTCGTAAAAGATACTGTTTCATTAATTTTCGAAGATCGAGAACTAGAATCTTACTCAACTAAACATCTAAACTATTCTTGGACTGTATAA
- a CDS encoding alpha-glucosyltransferase N-terminal domain-containing protein yields the protein MESEDYTQQELPKMSYYFISGNIPDEFGGLTKSLLLRSKLFGELKKASTHFLTFGFDAHFREKEEQFFQEDRIHLEQTKLVNLYETFLSDVSIGKRTYTEKIDLDSLISHKKKPVVFQKVGQLFGSALPEYELTAFNDSDRIQFVDYPTELKREEYRKDGSLATVSYYQSGTEHPYLVEFINSNYLVYLDKTFTLHPEKEEYVLSKINWYSDQGLLMFNREGEIRQHWIDTIQKASNERKLFLVDSRPQDRYIFGTKKDKNTYYAAIIHSKHYGENKFTIKQRFKELMSKRLLLDAVFFLTNEQLRDFQTLTGPDSSFFYTPHTLGKNLDPNVLNISRPFNKAVIVSRLTNSKNLKDSIHAFAKVVKSIPEATLDIYGSGEEEESLDSLIKELNLEQHITLKGYTNTPELIYQEATLTFCTSKFEGFGLSNLEALSNGCPVVTYDYDYGAQTLVQDGENGYIVKPGDIDALATKMIKIMNDENLRKSMAEQAFESANRFTPNAFINFWCESLNKMIEQADRKRTLMNEWNDKAFVLKKTIKDAKQIQFSIQLDSLVHGSEHITLVGLDRKFKNQIIKASLTQNNGELLVFSSHTDTQNIKPILPNELDVIDFYICINDSTGVMIHQRLKSDILTYEEFSWVKEMTIQPYETKFKNYSWRIN from the coding sequence TTGGAGTCTGAAGATTATACACAACAAGAACTACCCAAAATGTCGTATTACTTTATTTCTGGGAATATCCCAGATGAGTTTGGTGGATTAACTAAATCTCTTCTTTTACGATCAAAATTGTTTGGAGAATTAAAAAAAGCGTCTACTCATTTCCTAACGTTCGGATTTGACGCTCATTTTAGAGAAAAAGAAGAGCAATTCTTTCAAGAAGATAGGATTCACCTTGAACAAACAAAACTTGTTAATCTATATGAAACCTTTTTAAGTGACGTCTCCATTGGTAAGCGAACCTATACTGAAAAAATAGATCTTGATAGCTTAATTTCACATAAGAAAAAACCAGTCGTCTTTCAAAAAGTTGGGCAATTGTTTGGTTCTGCGCTCCCCGAATATGAACTCACCGCTTTTAATGATAGTGATCGAATTCAATTCGTTGACTACCCTACCGAACTCAAAAGAGAAGAATACCGGAAAGATGGCTCATTAGCAACTGTATCCTATTATCAATCCGGAACTGAACACCCCTATTTAGTTGAATTTATTAATAGCAATTATCTAGTGTACCTAGATAAGACCTTTACATTGCACCCTGAAAAAGAAGAGTATGTACTTTCTAAGATTAATTGGTATTCAGATCAAGGCTTACTAATGTTTAACCGTGAAGGTGAAATAAGACAACATTGGATTGATACCATTCAAAAGGCTTCAAATGAGCGCAAGCTATTTTTAGTAGACAGTCGTCCTCAAGATCGTTACATTTTTGGGACTAAAAAAGATAAGAACACTTATTATGCTGCAATCATCCATAGTAAGCACTATGGGGAAAATAAGTTCACTATTAAACAACGATTTAAAGAACTTATGTCAAAACGATTATTATTGGATGCTGTTTTCTTTCTAACAAATGAACAATTGAGAGACTTTCAAACCCTTACTGGACCAGACTCTTCATTTTTCTATACGCCTCATACACTCGGTAAGAATTTAGATCCAAATGTCTTGAACATTTCAAGGCCATTTAATAAAGCAGTGATAGTCTCAAGATTAACGAATTCAAAAAACTTGAAGGACTCTATTCATGCTTTTGCAAAAGTAGTTAAAAGCATCCCCGAGGCGACATTAGATATCTACGGTTCCGGTGAAGAAGAAGAAAGTTTGGATTCCTTAATTAAAGAACTTAACCTAGAACAGCACATTACTCTAAAAGGTTATACTAATACACCTGAACTTATTTATCAGGAAGCAACTCTTACATTCTGTACATCAAAATTTGAAGGTTTCGGTTTGTCTAACTTGGAAGCACTGAGCAATGGTTGTCCCGTTGTTACATATGACTATGATTACGGTGCTCAAACCCTAGTACAAGACGGAGAAAATGGTTATATTGTGAAACCAGGTGACATTGATGCTCTCGCAACTAAAATGATCAAAATAATGAACGATGAAAACCTGCGAAAAAGTATGGCCGAACAAGCATTTGAGTCAGCCAATCGATTTACTCCAAATGCTTTTATTAATTTTTGGTGTGAATCACTAAATAAGATGATCGAACAAGCGGATCGTAAGAGAACCCTTATGAACGAATGGAACGACAAAGCTTTTGTACTGAAAAAAACAATAAAAGATGCCAAGCAAATTCAGTTCAGTATTCAACTTGATTCTTTAGTTCACGGATCTGAACATATAACTCTTGTAGGTCTCGATCGAAAATTCAAAAATCAAATTATCAAAGCCTCATTAACACAAAATAATGGTGAATTGTTGGTTTTTTCAAGTCATACTGATACACAAAATATAAAACCCATTCTACCAAATGAACTTGATGTTATCGATTTCTACATTTGTATAAATGACTCTACAGGCGTCATGATACATCAACGATTAAAAAGTGATATCCTGACTTATGAAGAGTTCTCATGGGTTAAAGAAATGACTATCCAGCCATACGAAACTAAGTTCAAGAACTATTCATGGCGAATAAATTAG